A single region of the Prevotella sp. HUN102 genome encodes:
- a CDS encoding ABC transporter permease, translating to MVKDIISYELKSNLPSKKTFILFLILLFQGIWYAKGFYDMYPNVGVYMNSSAIFYKSFAGMGMFLVIIIGVFSGNFLFREIENTSASWYYALPISNKAFFIGRFISAYIYNLVISLGLIAGMLLLPLSGIGKEFQFGTIPLLQIFHGFLIFALPNILLLTTLVFASITYARKVSAGYLAVAIITILFMIAKTTMESSDMNWILAILDPFGTNIVEYINQGMTTIEKNIAFLPLDIYLIENRVFWLCVTFLLLNISYRKFSFQWFLNRNDTQKKRERKVSLFCETNEKQFFSHHLHIEKSLKWHLKSVFNLSRIEYLMTIRSLGVRIVLGAILILILLENLLWNESYYIGATIPITSVMTYFRFVFGVFIMIVLMAMAIELFFREQTCGMGLITDSLPTPQWVILSSRLFTMFGAAFTFSLSFFIISVLTQVLKGGGAYFDFSKYVNDILGYHWGWITFILWIAYAFFIVTLTRKRFFSHVICISSFLAMILIFDQGIVEETRFAYSIVPGFKSYSELYGYGIWEIAGYWYILMWLCLGMIFILLGISMRNAGMLNRIRLRTVIKKNPKLSMSVACFIILFFMTHLYIYKEVNISGNFESTDQVCLRKADYEKKHFYLDCKAQLHYQYIELNIDFFQSERKAEYSAELFLINRNITPIDTISLSFPKFCQVESLEKNHFPLKVLSKDTLHNQYTYLLPSSVQQGETVRLSLKANKQYKGFTQDGDGGDPQLDLAFQGLWGNVKDYLPTIGFNMKNRLEKNRERKEYGLSILKSRKAPIINKIYLARDAYMSDAELVLGVIHATTDKGQRLILPGKTLYEYEKGNRFFVASKIDTPCPFNWHFASAMYDYNAKRSKGIETKVFFAHNHPFNVNFYQSSLIACIDYTTHLLGSFPYKEVKLVEIPFFKEPLYVYGNTIAISEKEGWYADISHSEERLYVLQTIASSVFRQWIQAHIRMADVQGADMLQTAIPEALGMVFIQNKEGKNAIKILHEKKMNSYIRHKNNEPNIEPPLLYADGADYLAQNKGAIAIYKTIEEIGIQKFVSTIHKIADKSRQERVSFQDFYDEIKPMLSDQLRHSMSSVEK from the coding sequence ATGGTAAAGGATATTATTTCGTATGAATTGAAAAGTAATCTGCCGAGCAAGAAAACTTTCATTCTTTTCTTGATACTTCTGTTTCAAGGTATTTGGTATGCAAAGGGGTTTTATGATATGTATCCCAATGTAGGAGTGTATATGAACTCATCTGCCATTTTTTACAAGAGTTTTGCAGGGATGGGAATGTTTCTTGTTATAATAATCGGAGTGTTTTCCGGAAATTTCCTGTTTAGAGAGATTGAAAACACTAGTGCCTCATGGTATTATGCTCTACCCATTAGTAATAAAGCATTTTTCATTGGTAGATTTATTTCTGCTTATATCTACAATCTTGTTATTTCTCTCGGACTAATTGCAGGGATGCTTTTGCTTCCTCTATCAGGTATAGGAAAAGAGTTTCAATTCGGAACAATTCCATTGTTACAGATTTTTCATGGTTTCCTAATTTTCGCACTTCCTAATATTCTTTTGCTCACAACCTTGGTTTTTGCATCTATTACCTATGCAAGAAAAGTGAGTGCAGGTTACTTGGCTGTGGCAATCATTACTATATTGTTCATGATTGCCAAAACCACGATGGAGAGCTCTGACATGAATTGGATACTGGCTATTCTCGATCCATTTGGAACTAATATCGTAGAATACATCAATCAAGGTATGACAACCATTGAGAAGAATATTGCTTTTCTTCCTTTGGATATTTATCTGATTGAAAATAGAGTCTTTTGGCTTTGTGTCACTTTCTTGTTATTAAACATCTCATATCGAAAATTTTCTTTTCAATGGTTTTTGAACAGAAATGATACTCAAAAGAAGCGAGAACGGAAAGTCTCATTATTTTGTGAGACAAATGAGAAACAGTTTTTTTCTCATCATCTACACATTGAGAAAAGTCTGAAATGGCATTTGAAGTCCGTCTTCAATCTCTCCAGAATTGAATATCTCATGACAATTCGTTCGTTAGGAGTAAGAATTGTATTGGGAGCAATTCTCATACTCATCCTATTAGAAAATCTTTTGTGGAACGAGTCTTATTATATCGGAGCAACAATTCCTATCACTTCTGTAATGACTTACTTCCGATTTGTGTTCGGAGTATTCATTATGATAGTACTTATGGCAATGGCTATAGAGTTGTTCTTTAGAGAACAGACTTGTGGTATGGGGTTAATTACAGACTCTCTGCCAACCCCTCAATGGGTTATACTATCTTCCCGACTATTCACGATGTTTGGAGCTGCCTTTACATTCTCTTTGAGTTTCTTTATTATATCTGTGTTAACTCAAGTATTGAAGGGAGGAGGTGCTTATTTTGATTTCTCCAAATACGTGAATGACATTTTGGGGTATCATTGGGGGTGGATCACTTTCATTCTTTGGATTGCATATGCTTTCTTTATTGTTACATTGACTCGAAAGCGTTTCTTTTCTCATGTTATTTGTATATCTAGCTTCCTTGCTATGATACTTATATTTGATCAAGGCATCGTAGAAGAAACACGTTTTGCCTATTCTATCGTTCCTGGGTTCAAGTCTTATTCGGAATTATATGGTTATGGGATCTGGGAAATTGCAGGCTATTGGTATATATTGATGTGGTTGTGTTTGGGAATGATTTTCATTCTCTTGGGAATAAGTATGCGTAACGCAGGAATGCTGAATAGAATAAGATTGAGGACTGTTATTAAGAAAAATCCCAAATTGTCCATGTCCGTGGCTTGTTTTATCATTCTGTTCTTTATGACGCATCTATACATTTACAAAGAGGTAAATATATCTGGCAATTTTGAAAGTACCGATCAGGTCTGTCTGAGAAAGGCCGATTATGAGAAGAAACATTTTTATCTTGACTGTAAAGCTCAATTACATTATCAATATATAGAGCTGAATATTGATTTCTTCCAATCGGAACGGAAGGCTGAATATTCTGCCGAGCTTTTTTTAATCAACAGAAACATTACTCCTATTGATACGATAAGTTTAAGTTTTCCAAAGTTTTGCCAAGTAGAAAGTTTGGAAAAAAATCATTTTCCATTAAAGGTGTTGTCTAAGGATACTTTACACAATCAGTATACTTATTTGTTACCCTCTTCTGTACAACAGGGGGAGACCGTAAGATTATCTCTGAAAGCAAATAAACAGTACAAAGGATTTACGCAAGACGGTGACGGTGGCGATCCTCAGTTAGATTTAGCATTTCAGGGATTATGGGGAAATGTTAAAGATTATTTGCCGACAATTGGTTTTAATATGAAGAATCGATTGGAAAAGAATCGTGAACGTAAAGAATATGGTCTTTCTATATTGAAGTCAAGAAAGGCTCCTATAATAAATAAAATATATCTTGCGAGAGATGCTTATATGTCTGATGCAGAGCTTGTTTTAGGAGTTATCCATGCAACAACGGATAAAGGGCAACGCCTCATTCTTCCCGGAAAAACATTATATGAGTATGAAAAGGGCAATAGGTTTTTTGTTGCATCAAAAATAGATACACCATGCCCTTTCAATTGGCATTTCGCAAGTGCTATGTACGACTACAATGCCAAGAGGAGTAAAGGTATAGAAACAAAAGTGTTTTTTGCACACAATCACCCATTTAATGTCAACTTTTACCAAAGTTCCCTTATCGCATGCATTGATTATACGACACATCTATTAGGAAGTTTCCCATATAAAGAAGTAAAACTCGTTGAAATACCATTCTTCAAAGAGCCTTTGTATGTTTATGGGAATACTATTGCCATCTCCGAAAAAGAAGGTTGGTATGCGGATATTTCTCATTCAGAAGAAAGACTCTACGTCTTACAAACCATTGCTTCTTCAGTTTTCAGACAGTGGATACAAGCCCATATAAGAATGGCAGATGTACAAGGGGCGGATATGCTTCAAACGGCAATACCTGAGGCATTAGGAATGGTCTTCATACAAAACAAAGAGGGGAAGAATGCGATAAAAATCCTCCATGAAAAGAAAATGAACTCTTATATCAGACATAAAAATAATGAACCCAATATTGAACCCCCATTACTGTATGCAGACGGAGCTGATTATTTAGCACAAAATAAAGGTGCTATAGCAATCTATAAAACAATAGAAGAAATCGGCATTCAGAAATTTGTTTCAACTATACACAAGATAGCTGATAAATCAAGACAAGAGAGAGTTTCGTTCCAAGATTTCTATGATGAAATTAAGCCGATGCTTAGCGATCAATTACGACACAGCATGTCGTCTGTCGAAAAGTGA
- a CDS encoding RteC domain-containing protein, with product MRIQGLLPALPVKPVQKLRWTGKATDLVELLYALDTCDCINDGEIGVEELADALSEIFGVEIKNCYNVYMNMKRRKDDSRTYFLDELREKLNKRMVESDLKGGKFKKR from the coding sequence ATGCGAATACAGGGACTTCTTCCTGCTTTGCCCGTCAAACCAGTTCAGAAACTCCGTTGGACAGGCAAAGCAACAGATTTAGTTGAACTTCTTTATGCCCTTGATACTTGCGACTGTATCAATGATGGAGAAATAGGTGTTGAGGAGTTAGCAGATGCTCTCTCGGAGATCTTTGGAGTGGAAATCAAGAACTGCTACAACGTCTATATGAACATGAAACGCCGCAAAGATGACAGCCGCACCTATTTCCTTGATGAACTCCGTGAGAAACTCAATAAACGTATGGTGGAGAGCGACCTGAAAGGCGGCAAGTTCAAGAAGCGGTAA
- a CDS encoding ribosome biogenesis protein translates to MKRLIQTSFFEVLSSQVSTESQVRIATERLLEEIVALSISEPDSASLFRTLHYTRFHLGDVAEKSEITTEMGKKCIGAALCH, encoded by the coding sequence ATGAAAAGATTAATTCAAACCTCGTTTTTTGAAGTGCTTTCTTCACAAGTCTCTACAGAGAGTCAAGTACGAATAGCAACAGAACGCTTATTAGAAGAAATTGTAGCACTAAGTATTTCGGAGCCCGATAGTGCTTCCTTGTTTCGGACTCTACATTACACTCGATTCCATTTGGGAGATGTGGCAGAAAAATCAGAAATAACAACCGAAATGGGGAAAAAATGTATTGGAGCTGCTCTTTGTCATTGA